From a region of the Babylonia areolata isolate BAREFJ2019XMU chromosome 21, ASM4173473v1, whole genome shotgun sequence genome:
- the LOC143296553 gene encoding uncharacterized protein LOC143296553, translating to MEKETPVHWGENRNSEINSAAGKAPEIHHLLQSLRPDVLIGTETWLDHDIASSELFPPEYKVYRKDRNRNGGGVLIAVLKTLVTTEEPLLCPNLPCEILWIRINIKNRRDLLIGSYYRPDDGDEPSQLRMAESIKLACDSRNAIVVLGGDFNFPSWDWENSILKRDCGYPRLHRAFKESLEELQLEQIVKTPTRGENVLDLLVTSHPGLFPHIEIVPGISDHDIVYAELQVTR from the coding sequence atggagaaagaaacacCGGTACACTGGGGCGAAAACAGGAACTCGGAAATCAATTCGGCGGCAGGGAAAGCCCCAGAAATCCACCACCTTCTTCAAAGCTTACGACCGGATGTACTTATAGGGACTGAAACCTGGCTTGACCACGACATTGCCTCCAGTGAACTCTTTCCACCAGAATACAAGGTCTATAGGAAGGACAGGAACAGAAATGGAGGTGGTGTCCTCATTGCCGTTCTTAAAACCCTTGTAACCACCGAAGAACCCCTACTATGTCCCAACCTCCCCTGTGAGATCCTCTGGATCAGAATCAACATTAAAAACAGAAGAGACCTCCTCATCGGCAGCTACTACAGACCCGACGATGGAGATGAGCCAAGTCAACTTCGGATGGCTGAGTCGATCAAACTAGCTTGTGACTCCAGGAATGCCATTGTCGTCCTCGGCGGAGACTTTAACTTCCCGAGCTGGGACTGGGAAAACAGTATTCTGAAGAGAGACTGTGGCTACCCTCGCCTTCATCGAGCTTTCAAAGAATCATTAGAAGAACTTCAACTGGAGCAGATCGTCAAAACACCGACACGAGGCGAAAACGTCCTTGACCTCCTTGTAACCAGTCACCCGGGCCTCTTCCCACACATTGAAATCGTGCCTGGTATTTCTGACCACGATATCGTGTATGCAGAGCTGCAAGTCACACGCTAA